One window of the Scylla paramamosain isolate STU-SP2022 chromosome 22, ASM3559412v1, whole genome shotgun sequence genome contains the following:
- the LOC135111524 gene encoding uncharacterized protein LOC135111524: MHPHTHITKHMLPEFTSKIWIKACTPSNILNGFSATVILPIKRNIFSDEAFLSSQVSERSPLTPNSADEDEGVNSPAPSSSYDISDENPTVKAAVVQSERSTSTSSPSPVAPSTSRDITSESICLYPKVPAHPLGKGKKKARACILTEDEEGIFTLRAKEDRKKSRRIKQPEVATIDSNDEDEPGVTL; this comes from the coding sequence ATGCACCCTCACACCCACATCACCAAACACATGTTGCCTGAGTTTACCTCCAAGATATGGATCAAAGCATGCACACCTTCAAATATACTTAATGGTTTCTCAGCCACTGTTATCTTGCCCATTAAGAGGAATATATTCTCTGATGAGGCTTTCCTAAGCTCTCAAGTGAGTGAGAGATCACCACTGACACCAAATTCAGCTGATGAAGATGAAGGTGTGAATTCACCAGCTCCAAGTTCCTCATACGACATCTCTGATGAAAATCCTACTGTGAAGGCAGCTGTTGTCCAGAGTGAGAGGTCAACTTCCACCTCCAGCCCATCTCCTGTGGCTCCGTCCACCTCTAGAGATATCACCTCAGAGTCCATTTGTCTCTACCCTAAAGTTCCTGCACACCCACttgggaaggggaaaaagaaggctAGAGCTTGCATCCTCACAGAAGATGAAGAGGGCATCTTTACTCTTAGAGCCaaagaggacaggaagaaaagTCGCAGAATAAAGCAACCAGAAGTAGCAACCATAGATAGCAATGATGAGGATGAACCTGGGGTGACTTTATAG